From Plasmodium brasilianum strain Bolivian I chromosome 2, whole genome shotgun sequence, one genomic window encodes:
- a CDS encoding parasite-infected erythrocyte surface protein encodes MKYFYVKYLCILTLIVQVFWKGCNNEPGSVSNVSRGSNVSSGSSGSSGKSGSSGGSYASAMHSFKAPLTVNDLNKGWMLDYSTASTNQYIVLVPNVYNRRGIFYNTKAIFSDSITVTFSFCMYKKYYKESIDKKYYKEQKDVKSIVYRTNIDEKNKENGFAFWLLHNPFTVQNGSVDNIILEEEEFGLYGYKKAFNGVGIFFKLNGNELILSGLGNYGKRNINLNDLVRRSYHINAVTYNDIINVKITTQKNEVGVFIYYPKNENYIHSFTLKKQIPKENYIAFSAYNFKEDEKIAITNANKYQPTYVGISEVQVSAKDNIILEEEYETKTKEYINEESSKVKNELSSNDVNNSVNELLNELTHNKDQTTQVEVLKSLIKIIQKCLLFHINNEKRLSYNFDILNENIIYIQDELKQIKKNISHKSEDPKYYQKIFSTELSSLKNLFHSHAQYQKKNIEDITDRLTKKIDNSQELKLLAEKAQTLEKIINKRNSSTSYLFALAFAALIVITLCMIYKKIRDVEKKHIL; translated from the coding sequence ATGAAATATTTCTACGTGAAATATTTGTGCATCCTTACTCTAATAGTTCAAGTGTTTTGGAAAGGATGTAATAACGAACCAGGTAGTGTTAGTAATGTTAGTAGAGGTAGTAACGTTAGTAGTGGCAGTAGTGGTAGTAGCGGCAAAAGTGGAAGTAGCGGTGGCAGCTATGCATCCGCAATGCACTCGTTTAAGGCTCCCTTGACAGTGAACGACTTAAATAAAGGATGGATGCTGGACTACTCGACGGCAAGCACAAACCAATACATAGTTCTAGTGCCAAATGTGTATAATAGAAGAGGGATATTCTATAACACAAAGGCAATATTTTCAGACAGTATAACAGTAACTTTCAGTTTTTGCATGTACAAGAAATATTACAAGGAGAGCATagataagaaatattataaagaacAGAAGGATGTAAAGTCAATAGTATATAGAACGAATATtgatgaaaagaataaagagAATGGGTTTGCATTTTGGTTATTACATAATCCATTTACTGTACAGAATGGGAGTGtcgataatattattttggaagaagaagaatttGGTTTGTATGGATATAAAAAAGCGTTTAATGGAGtaggtatattttttaaattaaatggtaatgaattaatattatcaGGTTTAGGTAATTATGGaaagagaaatataaatttgaatGATTTAGTTAGAAGAAGCTATCACATAAATGCAGTTACATATAAcgatataataaatgttaaGATAACGACACAAAAAAATGAGGTAGGtgtgtttatttattatccaaaaaatgaaaattatatacatagttttactttaaaaaaacaaatacctaaagaaaattatatcgCATTTAGtgcttataattttaaagagGATGAAAAAATAGCAATAACAAATGCAAACAAATACCAGCCTACTTATGTGGGTATATCAGAAGTACAAGTTTCAGCCAAGGATAATATTATACTTGAAGAAGAATatgaaacaaaaacaaaagagTACATAAATGAAGAAAGTTCTAAAGTAAAAAACGAATTATCATCTAATGATGTAAATAATTCTGttaatgaattattaaaCGAATTAACACATAATAAAGATCAAACTACACAAGTAGAAGTCTTAAaatctttaataaaaataattcaaaaatgtttgttatttcatattaataatgaaaaaagattatcgtataattttgatatattaaatgaaaatatcatatacatacaagatgaattaaaacaaattaaaaaaaatatttctcatAAATCAGAGGACCCaaaatattatcaaaaaatattttccacCGAATTAAGTAGTTTAAAAAACTTATTCCATTCGCATGCacaatatcaaaaaaaaaatattgaagatATTACTGACAGATTAaccaaaaaaatagataacaGCCAAGAATTAAAACTACTAGCAGAAAAGGCACAAacattagaaaaaattattaacaaacgAAATAGCAGCACTTCCTACCTTTTCGCGCTAGCCTTTGCTGCTCTCATTGTTATTACGCTCTGCatgatttataaaaaaattagggacgtagaaaaaaaacatattctGTAA
- a CDS encoding StAR-related lipid transfer protein, producing MILKKNKYIVLTFLLALFEYLCHDGKYKLKNITDRAKFQHNDLSLILSHLYIKKLPFVNALFGNDMSSGGSDSCRDNPALGRCHFPEKGSCSRYVNGGVKNKNSLFRNNYSVLFSQNIRGHFRILNEQTEGRFGGATKTDLQNEHVQKDAYGQPLLQAQPEVISPGVGEKTLPERESPLITEKTRKRYLDICKKIRSNQFSYDNCEIFHKSQEVTLYKNLLDDKSETRYDLIGYGTLNDVSLYGISYALNNVDTIKKWNKNIYILNYLDITKPSILEKYNINEKINASKLILPNESEAPKGNRKYMYLVNGLPWPFKSHDTIYEVYQNYNEEENMLLIANKSVNDTFLNNSSYTRISNYENFFCIYPKSKNSYEKGLDYVISLYYDVNIPKFLQNNILNQIFPSLVYSLYDSSKAMTEKGMNFTEEEIKKNPLPFELKEGEVINELNAAQANSKSAQLDKASSGGASILRIIFIDPFTFVWTANVSLFKKIYVFITSMF from the coding sequence atgattttaaaaaaaaataaatatatcgtattaacatttttattggCACTTTTTGAATATTTGTGCCATGATGGCAAATACAAACTGAAAAATATCACAGACAGGGCGAAATTTCAGCACAATGATTTATCCTTAATATTGTCGcatttgtacataaaaaaactaCCTTTCGTTAATGCCCTTTTTGGAAATGATATGAGCAGTGGTGGTAGTGACAGCTGTAGGGACAACCCGGCGCTGGGAAGGTGCCATTTCCCAGAAAAGGGCTCCTGTAGCAGGTATGTTAACGGTggagtaaaaaataagaattctctttttagaaataattataGTGTATTATTTTCTCAAAACATAAGAGGGCATTTTCGaattttaaatgaacaaacaGAAGGGCGTTTTGGTGGAGCTACAAAGACAGACTTGCAAAATGAACATGTACAGAAGGATGCATATGGTCAACCATTGTTACAAGCACAACCTGAGGTTATTTCACCTGGAGTAGGTGAAAAAACTCTTCCAGAAAGAGAAAGTCCATTGATAACtgaaaaaacaagaaaacgTTACTTagatatttgtaaaaaaatacgtaGTAATCAATTTTCATACGACAATTGTGAAATATTTCATAAGTCACAAGAAgttacattatataaaaatttattagatGATAAATCAGAAACAAGATACGATTTAATTGGTTACGGTACCTTAAATGATGTGTCTCTTTATGGTATAAGTTATGCTTTAAATAATGTggatacaattaaaaaatggaataaaaatatatatatattgaattaTTTAGATATAACAAAACCATCTATATTagagaaatataatattaacgaaaaaattaatgctagtaaattaattttaccaAATGAAAGTGAGGCACCGAAAGGAAATaggaaatatatgtatttagtTAATGGTTTGCCATGGCCTTTTAAAAGTCATGATACTATATATGAAGtttatcaaaattataatgaagAAGAGAATATGTTATTAATTGCAAATAAATCAGTTAATGatacctttttaaataatagtaGTTATACAAGAATTTcgaattatgaaaattttttttgtatttatccaaaaagtaaaaattcaTATGAAAAGGGATTAGATTATGTTATATCACTTTATTATGATGTAAATATACCAAAATTTTTACAGAATAATATTCTTAATCAAATATTCCCAAGCTTAGTTTACAGTTTATATGACTCATCAAAAGCCATGACTGAAAAAGGTATGAACTTTACCGAAGaggaaataaagaaaaatccTCTTCCCTTTGAATTAAAGGAAGGAGAAGTTATAAATGAACTTAATGCTGCACAAGCAAATAGCAAAAGTGCACAGTTAGATAAAGCATCTAGTGGGGGAGCCTCCATTTTAAGGATAATATTCATTGATCCATTTACTTTTGTATGGACAGCAAATGTAAGTTTGTTCAAGAAAATATATGTCTTCATAACCAGTATGTTTTAA
- a CDS encoding thrombospondin related sporozoite protein, which yields MSTVVGLSLKKGCNGVHSSGTTPDFPRRRTNLFFKKKKKKYKHKHNDNDNDNDKDQSLLLRCSLLIEKKKWDKSYLIFVKYDHSCIFASSAKFSKLCVIRPLLKNFYLGLSNHFSEQNVEAHKLLHSNQSVLKNRILKEVNRDHCNSWSEWSACSKTCDVGVKMRVRTSSKKENSADCSKLTETSICFLEACPYSATQKERDINEMRQNEKKRALIKYLIIFSIFSGEKTSFSKIGSLENIKMSD from the exons ATGAGTACGGTTGTTGGCCTTAGTTTGAAAAAAGGATGCAACGGCGTACATTCTTCTGGTACAACACCGGACTTCCCAAGAAGACGGAC gaaccttttttttaaaaaaaaaaaaaaaaaatacaaacacAAACACAATGACAATGACAATGACAATGACAAAGACCAA TCACTATTACTGCGTTGCAGTTTGTtgattgaaaaaaaaaaatgggacAAGTCCTATTTgatatttgtaaaatatgaTCATTCTTGCATATTTGCATCTTCGGCTAAATT CTCGAAATTGTGCGTAATCCGCCCTTtgttaaaaa aTTTTTATCTCGGGCTCAGTAATCATTTTTCAGAACAAAATGTTGAAGCACACAA ACTACTACATAGTAACCAGTccgttttaaaaaatagaatattaaaagaagTTAATCGGGATCATTGCAATTCGTGGTCTGAGTGGTCTGCTTGCTCAAAAACATGTGATGTTGGAGTAAAAATGAGAGTACGAACTAGTTCAAAGAAGGAAAATTCTGCAGACTGTTCTAAGCTTACCGAAACGTCTATTTGTTTTCTGGAAGCTTGTCCCTATTCTGCTACTCAGAAAGAACGTGATATAAACGAAATGAGacaaaatgagaaaaaaagagCTTTGATAAAATATCTGATAATTTTTAGTATCTTTTCAGGA GAAAAAACgtctttttcaaaaattggaagtttagaaaatataaaaatgtcaGACtga
- a CDS encoding protein E140 — protein MGDNYELGIYIKKTELIKEQLNKLNHIIGSEFGYFCSGNKNETFPSNDSNKFSKSILNIFYTSWRMEDFSKFNLRSVMNILKRNQYVVTCVYFLAIFTCVYFSTLFLYTKCFRRILKIFACRICKKEDEGEVRKESGMEYGVGNGIGNGVGNGIGNGIGNGVGNGIGNGVENGTGNGVENGIGNGVENGVENRIGNGVGNGVENGIENGVENGIGNGVGNGIGNEALNEERHEGRYEHGREKPRDEKKDGIKNLKKRMSSIISYSFLCILLCFLVFLGSWFIYRFLKTKNGIHMNICSVSKSIENVLVDRCSNNAKVDEVCYSVETILNEVVIIVEKYQNVKDQIRQDIHLDEENSIPFFSDYIKFFNNIKRLRTNIHNNNKALEEGYYHSYPVLMRIKEVLDSIITQGDGYLQNTEMTIKHGKNVIKAAITNVDMSIEQSLKENIDKITTKFELVNKSVYDITRKYKIKDNIRKYTLTLLIAKFILLLPPVLILIGLFLFIFYLIKGNISNSNHFFLDLFGVFSAYFGFLTIVTLLMGTVILSVSIIGGTTCVISERVLKNELNFEVFTDTLLEYCLKNKKSSIIEENLATNILNKINSFDINEIENRIMEYGTFFTRIKQTFNKNTSSFLDYLWVIVVKKDNNQYLDNIKLISLKKSLLVTGVTRDNVRFGVWSLWGINEYISHLNRYFFNDNYALCFEDTTCEKNINKYNICYKSSINDLKYINLRNKLNNDVLKNDLDNVVNIFIKKAKILKEKIFDLSDLDNTVTKKIGWDEYTPKDKDKAQSSSIIRKYLVNSVDSINFADILNIFAKIKNEFNSLKELIITTVESLIKNMSCNRVVNELNRIRQNYCDQVVLNATLLSISLIAFSTISFLLWYFFLFCWLYYQLKAI, from the exons ATGGGGGATAATTACGAGTTAGGAATATACATCAAAAAAACGGAATTAATAAAGgaacaattaaataaattaaatcatATTATAGGTAGCGAATTTGGCTACTTTTGTAGtggtaataaaaatgaaacttTTCCATCAAATGattcaaataaattttctaagagtatattgaatatattttatacatcaTGGAGGATGGAagatttttctaaatttaacTTAAGGAGTGTAATGAACATACTGAAAAGAAACCAATATGTCGTAACGTGTGTATATTTCCTTGCAATTTTTACTTGTGTCTACTTTTCTACCTTGTTTTTGTATACTAAGTGCTTTAGAAgaatcttaaaaatatttgccTGTAGAATATGTAAAAAGGAGGATGAAGGGGAAGTAAGAAAAGAAAGCGGGATGGAATATGGGGTAGGAAATGGGATAGGAAATGGGGTAGGAAATGGGATAGGAAATGGGATAGGAAATGGAGTAGGAAATGGGATAGGAAATGGAGTAGAAAATGGGACAGGAAATGGAGTAGAAAATGGGATAGGAAATGGAGTAGAAAATGGAGTAGAAAATCGGATAGGAAATGGAGTAGGAAATGGAGTAGAAAATGGGATAGAAAATGGAGTAGAAAATGGGATAGGAAATGGAGTAGGAAATGGGATAGGAAATGAAGCACTAAATGAAGAACGTCATGAAGGACGATACGAACATGGAAGAGAAAAACCTAGAGATGAAAAGAAAGATGgtattaaaaatttgaaaaaaagaatgtcCAGTATTATATCTTATTcatttttgtgtattttgTTATGTTTCCTTGTTTTCTTGGGTTCCTGGTTCATATACCGTTTTTTGAAAACGAAGAATGGTATTCACATGAATATCTGTAGTGTATCTAAAAGTATAGAGAATGTTTTGGTCGACAGATGCTCTAATAATGCAAAAGTAGACGAAGTTTGTTATTCTGTAGAAACCATTTTAAATGAAGTAGTAATCATTGTagaaaaatatcaaaatgtGAAAGACCAAATTAGGCAAGATATACACCTCGATGAGGAAAATTCTATCCCCTTCTTCTCAG ACTACATAAAATTCTTTAACAACATAAAAAGATTACGAACGAACATTCATAACAACAACAAGGCGCTAGAGGAAGGTTACTATCACTCCTACCCTGTACTAATGAGGATAAAAGAAGTGCTAGATAGTATAATAACACAAGGAGATGGATATTTGCAGAATACAGAGATGACAATAAAACATGGGAAGAACGTAATTAAAGCAGCTATCACTAATGTTGACATGAGTATAGAACAATcgttaaaagaaaatatagataaGATAACAACAAAATTTGAGTTAGTTAATAAATCAGTATACGATATTAcacgtaaatataaaattaaagataatatacgtaaatatacattaacaTTGTTAATCGCAAAGTTTATCTTATTATTACCTCCAGTACTTATATTAATAGGActatttctctttattttttatttaataaaagggAATATATCAAACAgtaatcattttttcttaGATCTATTTGGAGTATTTAGTGCTTACTTTGGATTTCTTACAATCGTAACTCTCTTAATGGGCACGGTAATACTAAGCGTATCCATCATAGGAGGGACAACATGTGTAATATCAGAACgagtattaaaaaatgaattaaattttgAGGTTTTTACTGATACATTACTTGAGTAttgcttaaaaaataaaaaatcttcaataatagaagaaaatttaGCTACTAATATtctaaacaaaattaattcttttgatataaatgaaatagaaaatagAATAATGGAATATGGCACTTTCTTTACAAGAATTAAGCAaacttttaataaaaatactagTAGTTTTTTGGATTACTTATGGGTAATAGTTGTCAAAAAGGATAATAATCAATATttagataatataaaattaatatctCTTAAAAAATCTTTACTAGTAACAGGTGTTACAAGGGATAATGTTCGCTTTGGGGTTTGGAGTCTCTGGggtataaatgaatatattagtCATTTGAACAGgtacttttttaatgataacTATGCATTATGTTTTGAAGATACTAcatgtgaaaaaaatataaataaatataatatttgctATAAGTCTAGCATAAATGATCTGAAATATATCAATCTACgtaataaattaaacaatGATGTGCTAAAAAACGACTTAGATAAcgttgttaatatatttataaagaaagCTAAAATtctaaaggaaaaaatattcgaTCTAAGCGATTTAGACAATACTGTAACAAAAAAGATTGGATGGGATGAATACACACCAAAGGATAAAGATAAAGCACAAAGTAGTTCTATAATACGAAAATATTTAGTTAATTCTGTTGATAGTATAAACTTTGctgatatattaaatatatttgcaaaaATTAAGAATGAATTCAATTcgttaaaagaattaattattactactgttgaatccttaataaaaaatatgagttGCAACAGAGTTGTTAATGAGTTAAATAGAATCAGACAGAATTATTGTGATCAAGTTGTCTTAAATGCTACACTTTTGTCAATCTCGTTAATTGCCTTTTCCACCATCTCCTTTTTGCTGTGGTactttttcctcttttgcTGGCTCTATTACCAATTAAAGGCCATCTGA